Proteins co-encoded in one Xiphophorus hellerii strain 12219 chromosome 10, Xiphophorus_hellerii-4.1, whole genome shotgun sequence genomic window:
- the LOC116726832 gene encoding mucin-13-like, whose protein sequence is MTTSSAAPTTTTAAPTTTTAAAPTTTEAPMTTSSAAPTTSSTDPTTSSTDPTTSSAAPTTSSTDPTTSSTDPPTTNPPTPITTASPMTTRTAPTTTTTAASTTLAAPMTTTVAGGACASSPCLCGSTCEERANPTYVCLCLAGEAYGPRGCQKAKVFPGLLVWKIKYDPEMCDKTSQIFKETSDKIIDLVDKEFENKTGHISSLVLELCETDGWETGNVEASLQIIFETTSDIKEDTVTETMMNLTCENCPLQGNFASKNLCDSKPCDNSSTTCKPTAGSFTCSCVDGYINTDYSDRLCMACPPGQKAVNNKCKPCDFGRTGLNCEDEWLLIFVIISSVLGFLLVVTLIALLVVVKKFKRTKFFRTKQEDIRKPFQIPSLAKGPLSSNSNGFYTWLKEPEGSLANSGIPRILRANTINNWDNLEMTQQNNEQNSPFDDNQVDMVSFSQS, encoded by the exons ATGACAACAAGttcagcagctccaaccacaactacagcagctccaacaacaactacagcagcagctccaacaactaCAGAAGCTCCAATGACAACAAGttcagcagctccaacaacaagtTCAACTGATCCAACAACAAGTTCAACTGATCCAACAACAAGttcagcagctccaacaacaagtTCAACTGATCCAACAACAAGTTCAACTGATCCACCAACGACAAATCCACCAACTCCAATAACTACAGCATCTCCAATGACAACTAGAACAGCTCCAACTACGACAACTACAGCAGCTTCAACAACTCTAGCAGCTCCAATGACAACTACAGTAGCAGGAG GTGCGTGTGCTTCAAGCCCATGTCTCTGTGGAAGCACCTGTGAAGAACGTGCTAACCCGACTTATGTGTGCTTGTGTCTGGCTGGTGAAGCTTATGGTCCTCGAGGCTGTCAAAAGG CCAAAGTCTTCCCTGGACTGCTAGTCTGGAAGATAAAATATGATCCTGAAATGTGTGACAAAACatcacaaatatttaaagagacTTCAGATAAAATTATTGATTTG GTTGACAaagagtttgaaaataaaactggacaCATTTCATCTTTAGTGCTGGAGCTCTG CGAGACAGATGGATGGGAGACAGGCAACGTTGAAGCATCActacaaatcatttttgaaacaaCGTCTGACATCAAAGAAGACACTGTAACAGAAACAATGATGAATCTAACCTGCGAAAACTGTCCATTGCAAGGAAACTTTGCAT CCAAAAACCTTTGTGATTCCAAACCATGTGACAATTCATCTACAACATGTAAACCTACAGCCGGCAGTTTCACATGCAGCTGTGTAGATGGCTACATTAACACAGATTACAGTGACAGATTATGCATGG CATGTCCCCCTGGTCAGAAAGCTGTGAACAATAAATGTAAACC aTGTGACTTTGGTCGTACTGGCTTGAACTGCGAGGATG AATGGTTGTTGATCTTCGTGATCATTTCCTCTGTCCTCGGATTCCTGCTGGTCGTCACGTTGATCGCTCTGCTAGTGGTAGTAAAAAA ATTCAAGAGGACCAAATTCTTCAGGACCAAACAGGAAGACATTAGGAAGCCGTTCCAAATCCCATCTCTTGCCAAAGGCCCGCTGTCCAGCAACAGCAATGGCTTTTACACCTGGCTCAAAGAGCCAGAAGGCAGCCTGGCAAATTCTGGGATCCCACGAATCCTGCGGGCCAACACCATCAACAACTGGGACAACCTGGAGATGACTCAGCAGAACAACGAGCAAAACTCA CCATTTGATGACAACCAGGTTGACATGGTCTCATTCTCCCAGAGTTAA